A single region of the Chitinophaga niabensis genome encodes:
- a CDS encoding glycoside hydrolase family 172 protein, whose amino-acid sequence MKIRMIVCLLGILTTHAFAQTPQNDLSSLAQIQQGVTSKRVSSYDRSGGNDDFLKIADGEKKVIFDESGAGIINHIWITMAPHPGAMNRNDIIIRMYWDGKEYPSVVSPIGPFFGQGWNEAYEFNALPLSASPDHGKGLVSYFNMPFGKGARIEIENQSGRPIDAFYFYVDYVSMDKLPPGMGRFHSWYNKQLMGASKEEGENEWAILGKYGNNTTGKDNYVFADIKGKGHFVGVNYYVHSPTPMWYGEGDDMIYIDGSEKPTLHGTGTEDYFNTAFCPKNVFSHPYYGYARVNNDMGWLGRTHLYRFHVTDPLFFNKSFKFTIEHGHNNVLTLDLASVAYWYQSEASPVPPIPDKETRRPKPFIGTGDFHKWRNEWRKSKGNDPQLWGNE is encoded by the coding sequence ATGAAAATAAGAATGATCGTATGCCTGCTTGGTATTCTGACTACGCATGCATTCGCACAAACACCACAGAATGATCTTTCCTCATTAGCACAGATCCAGCAGGGCGTTACATCAAAGCGTGTAAGCAGCTATGATAGGAGTGGTGGTAACGATGATTTTCTCAAGATCGCAGATGGGGAGAAGAAAGTGATCTTTGACGAAAGCGGCGCAGGGATCATCAATCATATCTGGATCACCATGGCCCCTCATCCCGGAGCCATGAACCGCAACGATATTATTATCAGGATGTATTGGGATGGAAAAGAGTATCCCTCTGTGGTATCACCTATCGGTCCCTTCTTTGGCCAGGGCTGGAATGAAGCATATGAATTCAATGCTTTACCACTATCTGCCAGTCCTGATCATGGAAAAGGATTGGTGAGTTACTTTAATATGCCTTTTGGTAAAGGTGCAAGGATTGAAATAGAGAACCAATCCGGCCGCCCTATAGACGCTTTTTACTTTTATGTAGATTATGTAAGCATGGATAAGCTCCCTCCCGGTATGGGCCGTTTTCACAGCTGGTATAACAAACAGCTGATGGGCGCCTCCAAAGAAGAAGGGGAAAACGAATGGGCTATTTTAGGTAAATACGGAAACAATACTACCGGTAAGGATAATTATGTTTTTGCGGATATCAAAGGGAAAGGGCATTTCGTAGGCGTGAACTATTATGTGCATTCACCCACACCTATGTGGTATGGAGAAGGAGATGATATGATCTATATCGATGGATCTGAGAAACCCACGCTTCATGGTACAGGAACAGAAGATTACTTCAACACCGCCTTCTGCCCAAAAAATGTTTTCTCTCATCCTTATTACGGTTATGCAAGGGTAAACAATGATATGGGATGGCTGGGCAGAACACATCTGTACCGCTTCCATGTTACAGATCCCTTATTCTTCAATAAGTCATTTAAGTTCACAATAGAACATGGCCATAATAATGTGCTGACGCTCGATCTTGCCAGTGTAGCGTACTGGTATCAAAGTGAAGCATCGCCTGTTCCGCCTATTCCTGATAAGGAAACCAGGAGGCCTAAACCTTTCATCGGTACCGGGGATTTCCACAAATGGCGGAACGAGTGGAGAAAGAGTAAAGGCAATGATCCTCAGTTATGGGGCAACGAATAA
- a CDS encoding glycoside hydrolase family 172 protein, translated as MKWTFLLIMICSSSSLYAQEMTELSIIKQQVKSKRISSYDRSGDNHDNLQHIKHGEKRVIFDVKGTGIIQHIWITMGPEPAILSRNDIIIRMYWDGQAYPSVESPIGPFFGQGWNESYLFTSAPLAATPTDGMGLVSYFAMPFEKGGRIEIENQSGREINTLYFYVDYVEMKQLPLHAGRFHAWYNKQLTGPVDSVENEHWMFGPGKPNKTGKDNYLIADIKGKGHFVGVNYYVHSPTPYWYGEGDDMIFVDDNVLNGTGTEDYFNTSWGAPQAPYATPYFGYARVNNDIGFLGRTHLYRFNIADPIYFDSLFRFTIEHGSMNVLTLDLASVAYWYQDKASPVPAIPDAAARKPQPMIGPSEIHRWRNEWRKSKGNNPTLWGN; from the coding sequence ATGAAATGGACATTCCTCCTCATCATGATATGCAGCAGTTCATCTCTTTACGCACAGGAGATGACGGAGCTGAGCATCATCAAACAACAGGTGAAGTCGAAACGCATCAGCAGTTACGACAGGTCTGGCGATAACCATGATAATTTACAGCATATAAAACATGGGGAGAAGCGCGTGATCTTTGATGTAAAAGGCACAGGTATCATCCAGCATATCTGGATCACCATGGGGCCGGAGCCTGCTATACTGAGCCGGAATGACATCATCATCCGCATGTACTGGGATGGGCAGGCTTATCCTTCCGTTGAATCACCTATCGGCCCTTTTTTCGGACAGGGATGGAATGAATCTTACCTGTTTACTTCTGCGCCATTGGCAGCAACGCCAACGGATGGTATGGGACTGGTCAGTTATTTTGCCATGCCTTTTGAGAAGGGAGGCAGGATAGAGATCGAAAACCAATCCGGCAGGGAGATCAACACGCTTTATTTCTATGTTGATTATGTGGAAATGAAACAACTGCCACTACATGCCGGCAGGTTCCATGCCTGGTATAATAAGCAGCTTACCGGTCCTGTAGATAGTGTTGAAAACGAACATTGGATGTTTGGCCCGGGAAAGCCCAATAAAACCGGAAAGGATAATTATCTGATCGCGGATATAAAAGGTAAGGGGCATTTTGTGGGAGTGAATTATTACGTTCATTCTCCCACACCCTACTGGTATGGAGAAGGGGATGATATGATCTTTGTTGATGATAATGTTTTAAATGGCACAGGAACAGAGGATTACTTCAATACATCATGGGGAGCCCCCCAAGCACCCTATGCCACACCTTATTTCGGTTATGCCCGCGTGAATAACGATATCGGTTTCCTCGGCAGAACACATCTGTACCGCTTTAATATTGCTGATCCGATCTATTTTGATTCCCTGTTCAGATTTACAATAGAACATGGCAGCATGAATGTGCTCACACTTGACCTGGCCAGCGTTGCTTACTGGTACCAGGATAAAGCTTCACCAGTTCCTGCCATCCCGGATGCGGCAGCAAGAAAACCACAGCCCATGATCGGGCCATCGGAGATACACAGATGGCGTAACGAATGGAGAAAAAGTAAAGGTAATAATCCAACATTATGGGGAAATTAG
- a CDS encoding glycoside hydrolase family 43 protein — MGKLVFRRSYIVSLMALMLSCSETKKATDYPPPDKVTTFYNPLLGSGPDPWVYKKDGSFYYMHTMVNSIAIWKTRAISELGKAPVKTVWTPPASGNNTKNIWAPELHFLQGKWYLYYTAGATTNLATQRCFVLENPNPDPTTGSWTDKGKLADPLGDYFAIDGTILEYKDKLYFIWSGQISGTDISQRIYIAEMENPWTLKSSRVQLSFPQYDWEKKGSAVNEGPEVLKNPAGNVFVVYSGSNCATDDYGLGMLRLKENGDPLNAADWTKSPVPVFTKSINNNVFGPGHNGFFKSRDDKEDWIIYHANVQSGQGCGGTRSPRIQRFTWKSDGTPDFGEPVDVSQKLTKPSGESE, encoded by the coding sequence ATGGGGAAATTAGTATTCAGAAGAAGTTATATAGTTAGCCTGATGGCCCTTATGCTTTCTTGTTCAGAAACGAAGAAAGCAACAGATTATCCGCCGCCGGATAAGGTAACCACCTTTTATAATCCACTGCTCGGCAGCGGCCCTGATCCATGGGTATATAAAAAGGATGGCAGCTTCTACTATATGCATACCATGGTAAATAGTATTGCCATCTGGAAAACACGGGCTATCTCCGAACTGGGTAAAGCGCCTGTTAAAACAGTATGGACGCCACCCGCTTCCGGTAACAATACAAAGAATATCTGGGCACCGGAGTTACATTTCCTGCAAGGGAAATGGTACCTGTATTATACTGCCGGCGCTACTACCAACCTGGCCACACAGCGGTGTTTTGTATTAGAGAACCCCAACCCCGACCCCACTACAGGCAGCTGGACGGATAAAGGGAAACTGGCTGACCCATTAGGTGATTATTTTGCTATCGACGGTACCATACTCGAATACAAGGACAAACTTTATTTCATCTGGAGCGGACAGATCTCAGGCACAGACATCAGCCAGCGGATCTATATAGCAGAGATGGAAAATCCCTGGACACTTAAATCTTCCCGCGTACAACTTTCCTTTCCACAGTATGATTGGGAAAAGAAAGGTTCTGCCGTGAATGAAGGGCCGGAAGTATTAAAGAACCCCGCCGGGAATGTTTTTGTGGTGTACTCCGGAAGTAATTGCGCAACGGATGATTACGGACTGGGTATGTTGAGGCTGAAAGAGAACGGCGATCCTTTAAATGCGGCAGACTGGACAAAAAGCCCGGTACCCGTATTTACAAAGAGCATTAATAATAATGTATTTGGTCCCGGCCATAATGGGTTCTTTAAATCCAGGGACGATAAAGAGGATTGGATCATTTACCACGCCAATGTACAAAGCGGACAGGGCTGTGGCGGTACACGGAGCCCAAGGATCCAACGGTTCACATGGAAGAGTGATGGCACGCCGGATTTTGGTGAACCCGTTGATGTATCCCAGAAATTAACAAAGCCTTCGGGCGAATCAGAGTGA
- the hisD gene encoding histidinol dehydrogenase produces the protein MTRFLKKGKSESDLKNADSGVRKTVGKIIKDIEENGDLAVRKYAASFDSWPPDAFRLTKDQIKEIVQRTPEQVIQDILFAQQQIRFFAEKQLASIADIEVETLPGVFLGHKNIPVNSVGCYIPGGRYPMVASAHMSILTAKVAGVKRVIACTPPINGRIPEATVCAMHFAGADEIYILGGVQALCAMAIGTDSIKAVDMLVGPGNAYVAEAKRQLFGRVGIDLFAGPTEVLVIADETADAEMIACDLLGQAEHGPTSPAALITTSEKLAQETLVEIERQLKQLSTADIAGVAWEEYGSIILVDSLEEAVQEADALAYEHVEVLTRDPQYFLDNMTNYGALFLGPETNVAYGDKVIGTNHTLPTMKAARYTGGLWVGKFLKNCTYQRCTPEASAMIGKYAMRLCELEGFAAHKEQAALRVKRYSK, from the coding sequence ATGACCAGGTTTTTGAAAAAAGGGAAAAGTGAATCTGATCTTAAGAACGCAGATTCAGGCGTGAGAAAAACAGTAGGAAAGATCATTAAGGATATTGAGGAGAACGGGGACCTTGCTGTTAGAAAATATGCCGCATCGTTTGATAGCTGGCCTCCGGATGCATTCCGGCTAACGAAAGACCAGATAAAGGAAATAGTGCAGCGTACGCCGGAACAGGTGATACAGGATATCTTGTTTGCACAACAGCAGATCAGGTTTTTTGCAGAAAAACAGCTGGCTTCTATTGCTGATATTGAAGTAGAAACCTTACCGGGTGTTTTCCTGGGGCATAAGAACATCCCGGTGAATAGTGTAGGCTGTTATATTCCGGGTGGGAGATACCCCATGGTAGCTTCTGCGCACATGAGTATCCTCACGGCAAAAGTAGCTGGTGTAAAAAGGGTGATCGCCTGTACACCACCCATCAATGGGAGGATACCCGAAGCCACTGTATGCGCCATGCATTTTGCAGGAGCAGATGAGATCTATATCCTGGGAGGTGTACAGGCATTGTGTGCCATGGCCATCGGTACAGATTCCATTAAAGCGGTGGATATGCTGGTAGGGCCTGGTAATGCATATGTGGCAGAAGCTAAAAGGCAATTGTTTGGAAGGGTAGGGATCGATCTCTTTGCCGGACCTACGGAAGTGCTGGTGATCGCAGATGAAACTGCCGATGCTGAAATGATTGCCTGTGATCTGTTAGGCCAGGCTGAACATGGCCCAACATCTCCGGCAGCACTGATCACTACTTCGGAAAAACTTGCACAGGAAACTTTAGTGGAAATAGAAAGGCAGCTGAAACAGCTGTCTACTGCCGATATTGCAGGTGTTGCATGGGAAGAGTATGGTTCTATCATATTGGTAGATTCCCTTGAAGAAGCCGTTCAAGAAGCTGATGCACTGGCATATGAACATGTTGAAGTATTGACCCGCGACCCACAGTACTTCCTGGATAACATGACCAATTACGGTGCCTTGTTCCTCGGCCCTGAAACCAATGTGGCCTACGGTGATAAAGTGATCGGTACGAATCATACCCTGCCTACCATGAAAGCTGCACGGTATACCGGCGGATTATGGGTTGGTAAATTCCTCAAGAATTGCACTTATCAACGATGCACACCTGAAGCAAGTGCCATGATCGGTAAATACGCTATGCGTTTATGTGAGCTGGAAGGGTTTGCAGCACACAAAGAACAGGCAGCATTACGGGTAAAACGTTACAGCAAATGA
- a CDS encoding family 43 glycosylhydrolase, with product MKFPLIILLLLNCIPSFAQLIPEISGPFVHIFNPNDLRKEGDSSWYTNDHTFIKGEDGTWHAYGIIHHLPVAPWKETRLFHISAKSIKQGKWEDHGYALTAKPGVERVLWAPYVMHEKGTYYMFYNVGNMQKNAPDYASWGQLCMAASKDLYTWERHKRNPLFSDPGHARDSYIMHYKGKYYYYYTRTYSETDLRSAVAVRTGPDLFHWSGPQIAHVQPYEVYWGGDAESPFVIQKDGLFYLFICKAMTEYNLTAVYWSKDPENFPIENLVCTLPVHAAEIIYDKKDGWFISNTGWDKKGLYLAPLRWKSAK from the coding sequence ATGAAATTCCCACTGATCATACTCTTACTGCTGAACTGCATTCCTTCATTCGCACAACTTATCCCGGAAATAAGCGGACCCTTTGTTCACATCTTCAACCCGAATGATCTGCGTAAAGAAGGAGATAGTTCCTGGTATACAAATGACCATACTTTTATTAAGGGAGAAGACGGTACATGGCATGCCTATGGCATCATTCACCATTTGCCTGTTGCACCCTGGAAAGAAACACGGCTTTTCCATATCTCTGCGAAATCCATCAAACAGGGAAAATGGGAAGATCACGGGTATGCATTAACGGCAAAACCAGGTGTGGAAAGGGTGCTATGGGCGCCTTATGTGATGCATGAAAAGGGTACGTATTATATGTTCTACAACGTAGGCAATATGCAGAAGAATGCGCCGGATTATGCTTCCTGGGGGCAATTATGTATGGCTGCCAGTAAAGACCTGTACACATGGGAGCGGCATAAACGTAATCCGCTCTTCAGTGATCCGGGGCATGCAAGGGACTCCTATATCATGCACTACAAGGGAAAGTATTATTACTACTATACAAGAACATACAGCGAAACAGACCTTCGTTCCGCCGTTGCTGTAAGGACCGGTCCCGATCTCTTTCATTGGAGCGGCCCGCAGATAGCCCATGTACAACCTTATGAAGTTTACTGGGGAGGAGATGCGGAAAGCCCCTTTGTGATACAGAAGGACGGTTTATTTTACCTGTTCATTTGTAAAGCCATGACGGAATACAATCTTACCGCCGTATATTGGTCTAAAGACCCGGAGAACTTTCCAATAGAAAACCTTGTATGTACTTTACCCGTGCATGCCGCTGAAATAATATACGATAAAAAGGACGGCTGGTTTATTTCAAATACAGGATGGGACAAGAAGGGACTTTACCTTGCTCCCTTACGTTGGAAATCAGCCAAATAA
- a CDS encoding DUF2961 domain-containing protein has protein sequence MRYLLILVCCIPVYSNAQKIPIGYDAFRLWEQLPQQRIGVRAYMRSTYSRTGGSYDASNFLFMNKEDENVTLDVKGNGVLYFFRTNHWHGSPWHFVVDGKDNIVSETATADPVDAVKKYKNTVFIPTSTFPEPLAWTWGTTKGANLIWTPMPFRDSLRIAYSRTFYGTGYYIYHLYANPTGLPSWNLHKTPDKDVVDFVNRAGTDIAPKDIKKLEGTIKLNKEQVVLANITSSSSIRALKLRLPLDKAEALERIRIRVTWDNAAYPSIDAPICLFFGAGTFFNRERKEYLVKGLPINIRYDYPNNKVELACYYPMPFFRSAKFELTGITPGDAAIDYEIRYERFKTPAHQSSYFHATYRDFPKPEFGQDMTWLDTKGEEGQEEWTGSFLGTSFIFSHNANLHTLEGDPRFFFDNSQSPQAYGTGTEEWAGGGDYWGGENMTLPLAGHPCGATEKKTAVNDKDLIQSAYRFLVADLMPFGNRAVIRFEHNENVSQEHYEAVSYWYGLPASSLVKTDSIDIGKPEDEQRHAYNSPQASEVETIRSKYEWGPDVYPAQTWGYDLRKRDEYKDLIGKEIYPAQEQDGRHTTGTSEFTVKLRKDNKGVLLRRTLDYSYPNQNAEVFVSTDGKNWQKAGNWYLAGANTYMISRPEGELSPRKYKVETSNRRFRDDEFLIPANLTKGKPAIRIKIKFVPGNQELYPGHPFPNGSAWSELKYDIYNYVLPNFK, from the coding sequence ATGCGCTATTTATTGATCCTGGTATGTTGCATACCTGTTTATTCAAATGCACAAAAAATACCTATAGGCTATGATGCCTTCCGTTTATGGGAACAATTACCACAACAACGGATAGGTGTACGGGCATATATGCGTAGTACTTATTCCCGTACAGGCGGTTCCTATGATGCCTCCAATTTCCTCTTCATGAATAAAGAAGATGAGAATGTAACACTGGATGTAAAAGGAAACGGCGTATTGTATTTCTTTCGTACCAACCACTGGCATGGCAGTCCATGGCATTTTGTGGTAGATGGAAAAGATAACATCGTATCTGAAACAGCTACCGCTGACCCTGTTGATGCGGTGAAGAAATACAAGAACACGGTTTTTATTCCCACAAGCACTTTCCCGGAACCCCTGGCCTGGACCTGGGGAACAACCAAAGGCGCCAACCTAATCTGGACGCCGATGCCTTTCAGGGATTCCCTGCGGATTGCCTATTCCCGTACATTCTATGGAACAGGGTACTACATCTATCATCTGTACGCAAATCCAACGGGCCTTCCTTCCTGGAACCTTCATAAAACACCCGATAAAGATGTAGTAGACTTTGTGAACCGCGCAGGCACAGACATTGCACCAAAGGATATCAAAAAACTGGAAGGCACTATAAAGCTCAACAAGGAGCAGGTGGTACTGGCTAACATCACATCCTCTTCTTCCATCAGGGCCTTGAAATTGAGACTGCCGCTGGATAAAGCAGAAGCACTGGAACGTATCCGCATACGGGTAACCTGGGATAATGCAGCCTATCCATCTATCGATGCGCCGATCTGTCTTTTCTTTGGTGCCGGTACTTTCTTTAACAGGGAGCGCAAGGAATACCTGGTAAAAGGCCTGCCCATTAATATCCGCTACGATTATCCTAATAATAAAGTGGAACTGGCCTGTTACTACCCCATGCCATTCTTTAGATCGGCAAAGTTTGAATTGACAGGTATCACACCAGGAGACGCTGCCATCGATTATGAGATCCGTTATGAACGTTTCAAAACACCTGCCCACCAAAGCAGTTATTTTCATGCTACCTACCGTGATTTCCCAAAGCCTGAATTCGGGCAGGACATGACCTGGCTGGACACCAAAGGGGAAGAAGGACAGGAAGAATGGACGGGTAGTTTTCTTGGTACTTCCTTCATCTTTTCTCATAATGCCAACCTGCATACATTAGAAGGTGATCCACGTTTCTTCTTTGATAACAGCCAGTCGCCACAGGCATATGGAACAGGTACGGAAGAATGGGCCGGTGGTGGTGATTACTGGGGCGGGGAGAATATGACCCTTCCATTGGCAGGCCATCCCTGCGGCGCAACAGAAAAGAAAACAGCCGTTAACGATAAAGACCTCATTCAATCCGCATACCGTTTCTTAGTGGCAGACCTGATGCCTTTCGGGAACAGGGCTGTGATCCGTTTTGAACATAATGAAAACGTATCGCAGGAACACTACGAAGCGGTATCGTACTGGTATGGCCTCCCTGCATCTTCCTTAGTAAAGACGGATTCTATCGATATCGGTAAACCGGAAGATGAACAACGGCATGCCTACAATTCCCCACAAGCTTCCGAAGTTGAAACCATCCGCTCAAAATATGAATGGGGGCCGGATGTGTATCCTGCTCAAACATGGGGATATGATCTGCGAAAGAGGGACGAATATAAAGATCTGATCGGCAAGGAAATTTATCCGGCCCAGGAACAGGATGGCCGCCATACTACGGGCACTTCTGAATTCACGGTTAAACTCCGCAAAGATAACAAGGGAGTACTTTTACGCCGGACACTGGATTATAGCTATCCAAACCAGAACGCCGAAGTATTTGTTTCAACAGACGGGAAAAACTGGCAGAAAGCCGGCAACTGGTACCTGGCCGGTGCCAATACTTATATGATCTCCCGTCCTGAAGGAGAGCTCTCCCCCAGGAAATACAAAGTGGAGACCTCCAACCGCCGTTTCCGGGACGATGAATTCCTGATTCCCGCTAACTTGACAAAAGGCAAACCAGCAATACGTATAAAGATTAAATTTGTTCCCGGAAACCAGGAGTTATATCCCGGCCACCCATTTCCAAACGGAAGTGCCTGGAGTGAGCTGAAATATGATATCTACAATTACGTATTGCCAAACTTTAAATGA
- a CDS encoding sialate O-acetylesterase: MRRVLTMALLCAALSSFSNVRLPSIISSNMVLQQQSKVKFWGAADPNEKISITTSWNNKAYEAVATNNARWEVLVETPAAGGPFTITLKGKNTIVLNNILIGEVWVCSGQSNMEMRLGSLKDIKEEAPVAFNPNIRFFDIPKTTSLHPQDNCEGEWTICDSNTIKSFSAVGYYFGKNLHKNLNVPIGLVDASWGGTAAEVWTPDSIIYADPVLKQAASKISIPGGRPYIPGYAYNGMIAPITNFDIAGTIWYQGENNTGQAKTYAKLLPVMIDSWRNAWKKEFPFYLVQVAPYKYGIKNSGAILREAQAQVADHHPHTGMVVITDLVADTNDVHPTNKKDVGLRLANLALADTYHKDGIAYKSPSFKGLTVKGNKAIVTLDNAEKGLVIKGKTATEFVIAGEDQVFYPAEVTIKNNTLIVSSKEVKVPVAVRFGFRNTAVGNVFGKEGLPLAPFRTDTWEVEMK; encoded by the coding sequence ATGCGCAGAGTACTTACGATGGCACTTTTGTGTGCTGCCCTTTCTTCATTCAGTAATGTCCGGTTGCCCAGCATTATCAGCAGCAACATGGTGTTACAGCAGCAAAGCAAAGTAAAGTTCTGGGGAGCAGCTGACCCTAATGAAAAGATCTCCATTACCACTTCATGGAATAATAAAGCCTACGAAGCTGTTGCCACAAATAATGCCCGCTGGGAAGTACTTGTTGAAACACCTGCAGCAGGAGGCCCTTTTACCATTACGCTGAAAGGAAAGAACACCATCGTACTGAACAATATCCTGATAGGAGAGGTGTGGGTATGCTCAGGGCAAAGCAATATGGAAATGCGTTTAGGTAGTTTGAAGGACATCAAAGAAGAAGCGCCGGTTGCCTTCAATCCGAATATCCGTTTTTTCGACATCCCTAAAACCACTTCTTTGCACCCACAGGATAATTGTGAAGGAGAATGGACCATCTGCGACAGCAATACGATCAAATCGTTTAGTGCTGTAGGTTATTACTTTGGCAAGAACCTGCATAAAAATCTGAATGTGCCCATCGGTTTAGTGGATGCAAGCTGGGGAGGAACAGCAGCGGAGGTATGGACGCCTGATAGTATCATTTATGCTGATCCTGTATTAAAACAGGCTGCGTCAAAGATATCCATTCCGGGAGGCCGTCCATATATACCGGGTTATGCATACAACGGTATGATCGCTCCCATCACAAATTTTGATATTGCAGGTACTATCTGGTACCAGGGCGAGAATAACACCGGCCAGGCAAAAACCTATGCCAAACTGCTCCCTGTAATGATAGATAGCTGGCGTAATGCATGGAAGAAAGAATTTCCTTTCTACTTAGTGCAGGTTGCGCCCTATAAATATGGTATTAAGAACAGTGGTGCCATACTTCGGGAAGCACAGGCACAGGTAGCTGATCATCATCCTCATACCGGTATGGTGGTGATCACGGACCTCGTTGCAGATACCAATGATGTACACCCTACCAACAAAAAAGATGTAGGATTACGTTTGGCGAATCTGGCACTGGCGGATACTTATCATAAAGATGGTATCGCTTATAAAAGTCCCTCTTTCAAAGGGCTGACCGTAAAAGGAAATAAAGCGATCGTTACTTTGGATAATGCAGAGAAAGGTCTTGTAATAAAAGGTAAAACAGCCACGGAGTTTGTGATCGCAGGAGAAGACCAGGTATTTTATCCTGCAGAAGTTACTATTAAGAATAATACATTGATCGTTTCCAGCAAAGAGGTAAAGGTACCTGTTGCGGTACGTTTTGGTTTCCGTAATACGGCGGTCGGGAATGTGTTTGGTAAAGAGGGGCTTCCCTTGGCTCCCTTCCGGACCGATACCTGGGAAGTGGAAATGAAGTAA
- the mtaB gene encoding tRNA (N(6)-L-threonylcarbamoyladenosine(37)-C(2))-methylthiotransferase MtaB, whose protein sequence is MTAVKSVAFHTLGCKLNFSETSTISRLLEKDGFEKRDFEETADVYVINTCSVTDNADKECRMLVRRIQRRAPESFVVITGCYAQLKPKEIAEIPGVDLVLGAAEKFNIVEHIRELSKGDSAKICSCDIEDVHTFHASYSLNDRTRTFLKVQDGCDYNCSFCTIPMARGISRSDSVANVIGHAQTLAATGVKEIVLTGVNLGDFGKGFEGGKKREESFYELIQALDNVEGIERYRISSIEPNLLNNDIIEFVSASKKFMPHFHIPLQSGSNDILAAMRRRYRRELYAEKVACIKQFMPHCSIGVDVIVGFPSESEAHFKETYDFLHELDVSYLHVFTYSERPNTHALGIKPIVPVQLRNERNKALRNLSHKKQQYFNEQHIGQTRKVLFEQHGKDGIMEGFTDNYIKVTTPFRNEWKNKIVDWELR, encoded by the coding sequence ATGACAGCGGTAAAATCAGTAGCATTTCATACACTCGGCTGTAAGCTGAACTTTTCCGAGACCTCTACTATCAGCAGGTTATTGGAGAAGGATGGTTTTGAAAAGAGGGATTTTGAGGAAACGGCAGATGTGTACGTGATCAATACCTGCTCTGTAACGGATAATGCAGACAAAGAATGCCGCATGTTAGTGCGACGCATTCAACGCCGTGCCCCGGAGAGCTTTGTAGTGATCACAGGATGTTATGCACAACTGAAACCCAAAGAAATAGCCGAAATTCCAGGGGTAGACCTGGTTTTAGGCGCCGCCGAGAAGTTCAATATCGTGGAACACATCCGCGAACTCTCCAAAGGAGACAGCGCTAAGATTTGCTCCTGCGACATTGAAGACGTTCATACCTTTCATGCTTCTTATTCTCTGAACGACCGTACCCGTACTTTCCTGAAAGTACAGGACGGCTGTGATTACAACTGCTCCTTCTGTACCATTCCCATGGCCCGCGGGATCAGCAGAAGCGATAGTGTGGCCAATGTGATCGGGCATGCACAAACCCTTGCCGCTACGGGTGTTAAAGAAATAGTGCTCACAGGCGTGAACCTGGGGGATTTCGGGAAAGGATTTGAGGGTGGTAAGAAACGGGAAGAATCATTTTATGAGCTGATCCAGGCCCTGGATAATGTAGAAGGTATAGAACGGTACCGGATCTCCTCTATCGAACCGAACCTGCTCAACAACGATATTATAGAATTTGTGTCCGCCAGTAAAAAGTTCATGCCACATTTCCATATTCCCCTTCAGAGTGGTAGTAACGACATCCTGGCAGCTATGCGTCGCCGCTATCGCAGGGAATTATATGCAGAAAAAGTGGCCTGTATCAAACAGTTCATGCCGCATTGCAGTATTGGAGTGGATGTGATCGTGGGTTTCCCTTCTGAAAGTGAGGCTCATTTCAAAGAAACCTATGATTTCCTGCATGAGCTGGATGTATCCTACCTGCATGTTTTCACTTATTCCGAAAGGCCTAATACACATGCCCTGGGTATCAAACCTATTGTGCCTGTTCAACTGCGGAATGAACGGAATAAAGCATTGAGGAACCTGAGCCACAAGAAACAGCAGTATTTTAATGAACAGCATATCGGGCAAACCAGGAAAGTGTTGTTTGAGCAGCATGGAAAGGATGGGATCATGGAAGGTTTTACGGATAACTATATCAAAGTGACCACACCTTTCCGGAACGAATGGAAGAACAAGATCGTGGATTGGGAGCTGAGATAG